Proteins from one Bacteroides mediterraneensis genomic window:
- the rny gene encoding ribonuclease Y: MLTTVILAIVAFLVGGALSYGFFKYGLKTKYDTIIKEAETEAEVIKKNKLLEVKEKFLNKKADLEKEVAQRNQKIQQAENKLKQREMVLNQKNEELQRKRNETEAIKENLDAQLVIIEKKKEELDNLQSQEREKLETISGLSAEEAKERLVESLKEEAKTQAQSYINDIMDDAKLTANREAKRIVIQSIQRVATETAIENSVTVFHIESDEIKGRIIGREGRNIRALEAATGVEIVVDDTPEAIVLSAFDPVRREIARLALHQLVTDGRIHPARIEEVVAKVRKQVEDEIIETGKRTTIDLGIHGLHPELIRIIGKMKYRSSYGQNLLQHARETANLCAVMASELGLNPKKAKRAGLLHDIGKVPDEEPELPHALLGMKLAEKYKEKADICNAIGAHHDEVEMTSLLAPIVQVCDAISGARPGARREIVEAYIKRLNDLEQLAMSYPGVTKTYAIQAGRELRVIVGADKIDDKQTESLSTEIAKKIQDEMTYPGQVKITVIRETRAVSFAK, encoded by the coding sequence ATGTTGACGACAGTAATACTAGCGATTGTGGCCTTCCTGGTGGGAGGTGCATTGTCGTATGGATTCTTTAAGTATGGCTTAAAGACGAAATATGACACCATTATCAAAGAAGCCGAAACGGAGGCTGAAGTTATCAAGAAAAACAAGCTTCTGGAAGTAAAAGAGAAATTTCTGAATAAAAAAGCCGATTTGGAAAAAGAAGTGGCTCAGCGAAACCAAAAAATCCAGCAGGCGGAAAACAAACTGAAGCAACGTGAAATGGTGCTCAACCAGAAAAACGAAGAACTTCAACGCAAACGCAATGAGACTGAAGCTATCAAAGAGAATCTGGACGCACAGCTGGTAATCATAGAAAAGAAAAAAGAAGAACTGGACAACTTGCAGTCACAGGAAAGAGAAAAGCTGGAAACCATCTCTGGACTGTCGGCAGAGGAAGCCAAAGAACGCTTGGTGGAATCACTGAAGGAAGAAGCCAAAACACAAGCGCAGTCTTACATCAATGATATCATGGACGATGCCAAGCTTACTGCCAACCGTGAAGCCAAGCGTATTGTTATCCAGTCTATCCAAAGAGTGGCAACTGAAACCGCCATTGAAAACTCTGTCACTGTATTTCATATAGAATCAGACGAAATCAAGGGACGTATCATCGGACGTGAGGGACGTAACATCCGTGCCTTGGAAGCTGCCACGGGTGTAGAAATTGTAGTGGACGACACCCCGGAAGCCATCGTACTTTCTGCCTTCGACCCGGTTCGCCGTGAAATTGCCCGTCTGGCCTTGCACCAGCTGGTAACCGACGGACGTATCCACCCGGCACGTATTGAAGAAGTGGTAGCCAAGGTACGCAAACAGGTGGAAGATGAAATCATTGAAACCGGTAAACGTACTACTATCGACCTGGGTATCCACGGTCTGCATCCAGAACTGATCCGTATCATCGGTAAGATGAAATACCGTTCTTCTTACGGACAGAACCTGCTGCAACATGCACGTGAAACAGCCAACTTATGTGCCGTAATGGCTTCCGAACTGGGATTGAATCCGAAGAAAGCCAAGCGTGCCGGTCTGTTGCACGATATCGGTAAAGTACCCGATGAGGAACCAGAATTGCCACATGCATTGCTGGGTATGAAACTGGCTGAAAAATACAAAGAAAAAGCGGATATCTGCAATGCCATCGGTGCACACCACGATGAAGTGGAAATGACCAGTCTTTTGGCACCTATCGTCCAGGTCTGTGATGCCATCTCCGGAGCACGCCCGGGAGCACGCCGTGAAATCGTAGAAGCTTACATCAAGCGTTTGAACGACCTTGAACAGCTGGCTATGTCTTATCCGGGTGTAACCAAGACCTATGCCATCCAGGCGGGACGTGAGCTCCGTGTCATTGTGGGGGCCGACAAGATTGACGACAAACAGACGGAAAGCTTGTCGACAGAAATCGCCAAGAAGATTCAAGATGAAATGACCTACCCGGGACAAGTAAAAATCACGGTTATCCGTGAAACCCGTGCGGTCAGCTTCGCGAAATAA
- a CDS encoding patatin family protein: MKLDFEKTGLVLEGGGMRGVFTCGVLDFMMDHNLEFPYVIGVSAGACNGLSYMSHQRGRAKFSNIDMLDKYHYIGLKYLWYQHSILDQHLLYDLFPSQILPFDYEAYFNNPARFEMVTTNCVTGRACYLEEKKGRDRERLVDIAKASSSLPYVCPIAYVDGRPMLDGGIVDSIPVLRAISQGYERNVVVLTRNRGYRKSEKDIRVPRFIYRRYPRLRLLLSRRCAVYNEQLELVEKLEDEGRIIAIRPEKKVVVNRIEKDVKKLTDLYEEGYASAEKVLLPLLEEEKK; encoded by the coding sequence ATGAAACTAGACTTTGAAAAAACTGGATTGGTTCTTGAAGGTGGAGGCATGCGCGGTGTGTTCACGTGCGGAGTTCTGGATTTCATGATGGATCATAATTTGGAATTCCCTTATGTGATAGGTGTTTCTGCAGGGGCCTGCAACGGCTTGTCGTACATGTCTCACCAGCGTGGTCGTGCCAAGTTCAGCAATATTGATATGCTGGATAAGTATCATTACATCGGATTGAAGTATTTGTGGTATCAACATAGCATCTTGGATCAGCACTTGCTTTATGATTTGTTCCCAAGTCAGATTTTACCTTTTGATTATGAAGCATATTTCAATAACCCGGCACGGTTTGAGATGGTGACAACCAACTGTGTCACAGGAAGAGCTTGTTATCTGGAGGAGAAAAAAGGACGGGACCGTGAACGTTTGGTTGATATCGCTAAGGCTTCCAGTAGCTTGCCCTACGTTTGTCCGATTGCGTACGTGGATGGACGTCCGATGCTGGATGGAGGGATTGTGGATTCTATTCCGGTTTTACGTGCAATATCGCAAGGATATGAGCGGAATGTCGTGGTTCTGACCCGTAACAGGGGATATCGTAAGTCGGAAAAGGACATTCGGGTGCCTCGGTTTATTTATCGCCGTTATCCTCGTTTGAGATTGTTGCTTAGCAGGCGGTGTGCGGTATATAATGAGCAATTGGAGCTGGTGGAGAAATTGGAAGATGAAGGACGTATCATCGCCATTCGTCCGGAAAAGAAGGTTGTGGTGAATCGGATAGAAAAAGATGTGAAGAAATTGACCGATTTGTATGAGGAGGGTTATGCCAGTGCCGAGAAGGTGTTGTTGCCGTTATTGGAGGAAGAAAAGAAATGA
- a CDS encoding aminopeptidase P family protein, with product MFDSLTYQKRRKALREKMSNGIILILGNNEAPANYPDNTYKFRQDSSFVYFFGHSHPGYAGVIDIDNGIDYFFGNDVDMDDIIWMGPQPSVKELAAQVGVEKSYPFDKLKEMVGKAIAQRRQVHFLPPYRYDNMQLLEDLTGIRASMTPKHASLELIKAVISLRAVKEECEIAEIDKACNVGYEMHTAAMRLCKPGVSEQYIAGVLDGIASSYGRMVSFATILTQNGQTLHNHDHSHILQEGRMMLTDAGAELMNYYCSDHTRTIPVGGKFTSRQRDVYGIVLACHDKALELARPGVTYKSVHLEVCKVLTNGLKDLGLMKGNTEEAVAAGAHALFLPHGLGHMMGLDVHDMEDLGQCYVGYDEEVQPSTQFGLASLRMGRKLQKGFVITDEPGCYFIPALIDKWKAEKLHTDFLNFDEIEKYKDFGGIRLEDDILITDNGSRFLGEKHIPITFDEVETIMNE from the coding sequence ATGTTTGATTCTCTTACTTATCAGAAACGCCGAAAAGCTCTGCGGGAAAAGATGAGCAATGGTATTATTCTCATCTTGGGTAACAACGAAGCCCCAGCCAACTATCCCGACAACACATACAAATTCCGTCAAGACAGTTCGTTTGTCTATTTCTTCGGACATTCACACCCGGGTTATGCCGGTGTCATCGATATTGACAATGGAATAGATTATTTCTTTGGAAATGACGTTGACATGGACGATATCATCTGGATGGGTCCCCAACCCAGCGTAAAAGAACTGGCAGCACAGGTAGGAGTAGAAAAAAGCTATCCTTTCGACAAACTGAAAGAAATGGTGGGAAAAGCCATCGCACAACGAAGACAAGTCCATTTTCTTCCTCCCTACCGATATGATAATATGCAGTTACTTGAAGATTTGACTGGCATCCGGGCATCCATGACCCCCAAACACGCCTCGCTTGAGCTCATCAAAGCAGTCATTTCCTTGCGAGCTGTCAAAGAAGAATGTGAAATAGCCGAAATCGACAAAGCCTGCAATGTAGGGTATGAAATGCACACAGCCGCCATGCGCCTGTGTAAGCCCGGAGTATCAGAACAATACATTGCCGGTGTGCTCGACGGCATTGCTTCTTCCTACGGACGAATGGTTTCATTTGCCACCATCCTGACTCAAAACGGACAGACACTTCACAACCATGACCACAGCCACATCCTACAAGAAGGACGAATGATGCTGACAGATGCAGGTGCCGAACTGATGAATTATTACTGCTCCGACCACACACGTACCATCCCGGTCGGTGGAAAATTTACCAGCCGCCAACGTGATGTATATGGCATTGTGCTGGCTTGCCATGACAAAGCACTCGAACTGGCCCGTCCGGGAGTGACCTACAAATCCGTGCATCTGGAAGTGTGTAAAGTGCTGACCAACGGCCTAAAAGACTTGGGGCTGATGAAAGGAAATACAGAGGAGGCCGTAGCCGCAGGAGCACATGCCTTGTTCCTTCCCCACGGACTGGGACACATGATGGGACTGGATGTGCACGATATGGAGGACTTGGGTCAATGTTATGTAGGTTATGACGAAGAGGTACAACCCTCTACCCAGTTCGGTTTGGCTTCTCTCCGCATGGGACGAAAACTGCAAAAAGGATTTGTCATTACCGATGAACCGGGCTGTTATTTCATTCCGGCACTCATCGACAAATGGAAAGCAGAGAAATTGCACACCGACTTCCTGAACTTCGATGAAATTGAAAAATACAAAGACTTCGGAGGTATCCGCCTGGAAGACGATATTCTGATTACAGATAATGGTTCCCGGTTCTTAGGCGAAAAGCACATTCCTATCACCTTCGATGAAGTGGAAACAATCATGAATGAATAA